The Setaria italica strain Yugu1 chromosome IX, Setaria_italica_v2.0, whole genome shotgun sequence genome has a window encoding:
- the LOC101769081 gene encoding uncharacterized protein LOC101769081 isoform X1, whose translation MEQPQIILFVAMAVACFHFLRSLLVLFHLGRPVLNKLPSYLGTTTNAMEGTDVSSEPKRGMDGMTQVMECVGDTSQPSVTDADKQGCSFVADSRYPDECSNNVEPPDDRMSKSEHARRVHQLEEMNAILQQKIIWLQHELRQSDACLAFKKDEYNTLIGAVRNFFGIFKPHEEASAAAVSFIKAEGNFYQQVACMQDFLSYLVLDRKFGIKYQRRKKKLSPEPTTNQDI comes from the exons ATGGAGCAACCTCAAATAATTCTGTTTGTAGCCATGGCCGTGGCTTGCTTCCACTTCCTGCGATCCCTGTTAGTGTTGTTCCATCTTGGACGACCAGTGCTAAACAAGCTGCCAAG TTATTTGGGAACTACGACAAATGCAATGGAGGGCACAGATGTTTCTAGTGAGCCTAAAAGGGGCATGGATGGGATGACACAAGTCATGGAGTGCGTGGGGGACACAAGTCAGCCATCAGTGACTGATGCG GACAAGCAGGGTTGTTCATTTGTCGCAGATTCAAGGTACCCAGATGAATGTTCCAACAATGTGGAGCCACCAGATGATCGGATGAGTAAATCTGAACATGCTAGGCGAGTCCACCAGCTTGAGGAGATGAATGCAATACTACAACAGAAAATAATTTGGTTGCAACATGAGCTCAGACAAAGTGATGCATGCCTTGCATTTAAGAAAGATGAGTACAACACACTGATCGGTGCTGTTCGG AATTTCTTCGGCATTTTCAAACCTCATGAGGAAGCTTCAGCAGCTGCAGTTTCATTTATCAAGGCTGAGGGTAATTTTTATCAGCAGGTAGCTTGCATGCAG GATTTCTTAAGCTATTTGGTGCTGGACCGGAAATTTGGGATCAAGTACCAGCGGCGCAAGAAGAAACTGTCGCCTGAACCCACAACCAACCAAGATATATAG
- the LOC101769081 gene encoding uncharacterized protein LOC101769081 isoform X2: MEQPQIILFVAMAVACFHFLRSLLVLFHLGRPVLNKLPSYLGTTTNAMEGTDVSSEPKRGMDGMTQVMECVGDTSQPSVTDAGCSFVADSRYPDECSNNVEPPDDRMSKSEHARRVHQLEEMNAILQQKIIWLQHELRQSDACLAFKKDEYNTLIGAVRNFFGIFKPHEEASAAAVSFIKAEGNFYQQVACMQDFLSYLVLDRKFGIKYQRRKKKLSPEPTTNQDI, translated from the exons ATGGAGCAACCTCAAATAATTCTGTTTGTAGCCATGGCCGTGGCTTGCTTCCACTTCCTGCGATCCCTGTTAGTGTTGTTCCATCTTGGACGACCAGTGCTAAACAAGCTGCCAAG TTATTTGGGAACTACGACAAATGCAATGGAGGGCACAGATGTTTCTAGTGAGCCTAAAAGGGGCATGGATGGGATGACACAAGTCATGGAGTGCGTGGGGGACACAAGTCAGCCATCAGTGACTGATGCG GGTTGTTCATTTGTCGCAGATTCAAGGTACCCAGATGAATGTTCCAACAATGTGGAGCCACCAGATGATCGGATGAGTAAATCTGAACATGCTAGGCGAGTCCACCAGCTTGAGGAGATGAATGCAATACTACAACAGAAAATAATTTGGTTGCAACATGAGCTCAGACAAAGTGATGCATGCCTTGCATTTAAGAAAGATGAGTACAACACACTGATCGGTGCTGTTCGG AATTTCTTCGGCATTTTCAAACCTCATGAGGAAGCTTCAGCAGCTGCAGTTTCATTTATCAAGGCTGAGGGTAATTTTTATCAGCAGGTAGCTTGCATGCAG GATTTCTTAAGCTATTTGGTGCTGGACCGGAAATTTGGGATCAAGTACCAGCGGCGCAAGAAGAAACTGTCGCCTGAACCCACAACCAACCAAGATATATAG
- the LOC101783900 gene encoding GDSL esterase/lipase At5g55050, which yields MGYELAMKILVLSLVLVAVAGSIPPSKMLRRVPAAIYVFGDSTMDVGNSNYLPGKNVPRADHPYYGIDMPGSGKPNGRFSNGYNTADFFAQSMGFMSSPPPYLSLAPSSNNLVQTAFATGVSYASSGAGILDSTNAGKSIPLSRQVQYFSATCSKMVASKGSGAVSALLSRSIFLIGIGGNDLAAFANAEPAHSDVAAFYDTLISNYSATITELYAMGARRFAVINVGFAGCLPVARALDAAGACSDTRNELAAGFNGALRSLLAGLVPRLQGLAYSLADSYGIMAAIFADPLASGFTDVASACCGSGRLGAAGCLPTSAVCADHDRNYFWDGIHPSQRAASVRTRAFYDGPAQYTTPINFKQLVVASGTQ from the exons ATGGGGTACGAGCTAGCCATGAAGATTCTTGTTCTTTCCCTTGTGCTCGTTGCCGTCGCTGGCAGCATCCCGCCGAGTAAGATGTTGCGGCGGGTGCCGGCGGCCATCTATGTGTTTGGCGACTCCACGATGGACGTCGGCAACAGCAACTATTTGCCGGGGAAGAACGTTCCTAGGGCGGACCACCCTTACTACGGCATCGACATGCCGGGCTCCGGCAAACCCAATGGAAGGTTCAGCAATGGCTACAACACCGCCGACTTCTTCG CACAGAGCATGGGCTTCATGAGTAGCCCTCCGCCTTATCTGtcgctggcgccaagctccaACAATCTGGTCCAGACGGCTTTCGCCACTGGCGTGAGCTACGCGTCGTCAGGAGCCGGCATCCTGGACTCCACT AACGCGGGCAAGAGCATCCCGTTGTCGAGGCAAGTGCAGTACTTCAGCGCCACCTGCTCGAAGATGGTCGCCAGCAAGGGCTCCGGTGCGGTGAGCGCCCTGCTGTCCAGGTCCATCTTCCTCATCGGCATCGGCGGCAACGACCTGGCCGCGTTCGCCAACGCGGAACCGGCACACAGCGACGTCGCCGCGTTCTACGACACCCTCATCTCCAACTACTCGGCCACCATCACG GAGCTGTACGCGATGGGAGCGAGGAGGTTCGCCGTCATCAACGTCGGGTTCGCCGGGTGCCTGCCGGTGGCGCGGGCGCTCGACGCGGCGGGCGCGTGCTCGGACACCCGGaacgagctcgccgccggcttcaACGGCGCCCTCCGGTCGCTGCTCGCCGGCCTGGTCCCCAGGCTGCAGGGCCTCGCCTACTCCCTCGCCGACTCCTACGGCATCATGGCGGCCATCTTCGCCGACCCGCTGGCGTCGGGGTTCACCGACGTCGCCAGCGCGTGCTGCGGCAGCGGGCGGCTGGGCGCGGCGGGGTGCCTACCCACCTCCGCTGTCTGCGCTGACCACGACCGGAATTACTTCTGGGACGGGATCCACCCTTCCCAGCGGGCCGCGTCGGTCAGAACCCGGGCCTTCTACGACGGCCCAGCCCAGTACACCACGCCAATCAACTTCAAGCAGCTGGTAGTTGCTTCAGGGACCCAGTGA
- the LOC101784307 gene encoding kinesin-like protein KIN-12C, whose product MEMLRRNLKRQASRSLSAFAAAGAASPRASDQENLHPNLASSPPASPAKGAASPRPKHPAAAAAATPTAAAEEDRAAAAPADNEPSVKVVVRVRPTVSRPVDGKDLWFVRKTAPESVAVGDRSFAVDGVLDDRASQADAFDLVGLPMIENALAGFNTSLVCYGQSGTGKTYTMWGPLGAMVDSGSDHADRGVVPRVFQDLFSRIQRTQESSREKQTSYQCRCSFLEVHNDQINDLLEPSQRDLQIRENAGNGIHVENLTDEYVSTVEDINQILMKGLSNRKVGTNSMNLKSSRSHVIFTCIIEAWSKGSSNGFSSSRTSRITFVDLAGPENDELDGAAKHCTKEERHLKKSLSRLGKLVNILSETPESHKDDLPYDQSRLTYVLKDTLGGNSRVTFLCSISSEHRCRSGTLSTLRFGERAKLLPNKAVINEISEDDVNGLSDQIRQLKDELIRTKSGGTTTCKAGYFSAQNARESLHNLRVSLNRSLILPHIEVDSEEEMDVDEEDVQELRDQISKLHSSSETFDDFMDAESGDDNTPYAKGNLETSEEDDMPVLDDFGGPLQEEHKEVANNTNADEDLVSDRKSSLSISASPSLSPMQDPTLCSSPKIHNKARKSITSPGLSPSKLRVSESPGDGNVEVCRNSEVRSSLQSSKLSPTDSLAASLQRGLHIIEYHQQNPAPRRSFVGLSFDHFAVNPRQSIANVSSAVQVLPEDRGTMLCSSCKKPMNANENQTEDINSAKQIVLALGATSNESDSASVKDDNNTKAIASKREMELEALCEEQAAKIKELSNLIDQYRKGSEDVPDSNGVKPAEELTSKIDEQCGDSKVSSLNPNEKEALLAEIESLREQLKHQTNVSTNGSLLDQIRNGSTDQEYELDKERQKWMESESKWISLTEELRVDLESNRMHAEKTEMELCNEKKCTAELDDALQRAMYGHARMVEHYVELQELYNDLLEKHRRVMEAISEVKRAAAKAGRKGCGTAFAAALAAELSTVRIDREKERAQLKEQNRRLRIQLRDTAEAVHAAGELLVRLREAEEASTQEKERSAALLQENEKLKKQLEKLRKKHEMELETMKVHLAESRLPESALGGFYHHDNKETPEYSCDAASTQDDDQSWRAAFASAYE is encoded by the exons ATGGAGATGCTGCGGCGGAACCTGAAGCGGCAGGCGTCGCGCTCGCTCTCCGCCTTCGCGgcagccggcgccgcctccccgcgCGCCTCGGACCAGGAGAACCTCCACCCCAAcctcgcctcctcgccgccggcgtcgcccgccaagggcgccgcctcgccgcgcccgaAGCACccagcggctgcggctgcggctacGCCGACAGCTGCCGCCGAGGAGGatcgcgccgcggcggcgccagccGACAACGAGCCCTCCGTCAAG GTGGTGGTGAGGGTGCGGCCGACGGTGAGCCGGCCGGTGGACGGCAAGGATCTGTGGTTCGTCCGCAAGACCGCCCCGGAGTCTGTTGCTGTCGGCGATCGGTCCTTTGCGGTCGATGGCGTCCTCGACGACAGGGCCTCGCAG GCCGATGCGTTCGATCTGGTTGGATTGCCCATGATCGAGAACGCCCTGGCCGGATTCAACACATCCCTCGTCTGCTACGGCCAG AGTGGCACCGGCAAGACGTACACCATGTGGGGCCCCCTCGGCGCCATGGTTGACAGCGGCTCTGACCACGCTGACCGGGGTGTGGTGCCTCGGGTTTTCCAGGACCTCTTCTCTCGAATCCAAAGA ACACAAGAGAGCTCTCGTGAGAAGCAGACCAGCTACCAATGCCGGTGCTCGTTCCTCGAG GTGCATAACGATCAGATTAATGATCTGTTAGAACCATCTCAGCGTGACCTGCAG ATAAGAGAGAATGCGGGCAATGGTATCCATGTCGAAAACTTGACCGATGAGTATGTGTCAACAGTAGAGGATATCAATCAGATTTTGATGAAG GGGCTGTCAAACAGAAAAGTTGGCACCAACAGTATGAACTTGAAAAGTTCACGTTCTCATGTGATATTCACCTGCATTATTGAAGCATGGAGCAAG GGTTCATCAAATGGATTTAGCAGTTCAAGAACTAGCAGAATTACCTTTGTTGACCTTGCTGGCCCTGAAAATGATGAACTTGATGGTGCAGCAAAGCATTGTACAAAGGAGGAAAGGCATCTGAAGAAGTCTCTTTCAAGGCTTGG GAAACTAGTCAACATTCTTTCAGAAACACCAGAATCCCATAAAGATGATTTGCCCTATGATCAATCTCGTTTGACATATGTTCTGAAGGATACACTAGGTGGCAATTCAAGGGTTACATTTTTATGTTCAATTTCCTCAGAGCACAG GTGCAGATCTGGAACTTTAAGTACGCTAAGATTTGGTGAACGAGCAAAGCTTCTGCCAAACAAAGCTGTGATAAATGAAATATCAGAAGATGATGTTAATGGTCTGAGTGATCAGATACGTCAGTTGAAG GATGAACTCATAAGAACAAAGTCTGGAGGCACCACAACTTGCAAGGCTGGATACTTCAGTGCACAAAATGCCCGTGAAAGCTTGCATAATTTGCGAGTGAGCCTTAATCGCTCTCTAATCTTGCCTCACATAGAAGTTGATTCAGAGGAAGAAATGGATGTTGACGAAGAAGACGTGCAAGAATTGCGTGATCAAATTAGCAAGCTTCACTCTTCATCTGAAACTTTTGATGACTTCATGGATGCAGAGAGTGGGGATGACAACACTCCTTATGCCAAGGGGAATCTGGAAACAAGTGAAGAGGATGATATGCCTGTCCTAGATGATTTTGGAGGTCCACTACAGGAAGAGCACAAAGAAGTGGCTAACAATACAAATGCTGATGAAGATCTTGTTTCTGATAGGAAATCTAGTCTATCAATTAGTGCCTCCCCAAGTCTATCACCGATGCAAGATCCAACATTGTGCTCTTCTCCGAAGATCCACAACAAGGCAAGAAAGAGCATCACTTCACCAGGGTTATCGCCAAGCAAGCTTAGAGTATCTGAGAGCCCAGGTGATGGAAATGTTGAAGTGTGTAGAAACAGTGAAGTTCGTTCATCTCTACAGTCAAGCAAGCTTAGCCCCACTGACTCACTGGCTGCAAGTCTCCAACGGGGTTTGCACATTATAGAGTACCACCAACAGAATCCAGCCCCACGAAGATCATTCGTTGGCCTTTCATTTGATCATTTCGCGGTGAATCCACGTCAATCAATAGCAAATGTTAGTTCAGCTGTTCAAGTGCTACCTGAGGACCGAGGAACCATGCTTTGTTCATCCTGCAAGAAACCAATGAATGCAAATGAAAACCAGACAGAAGACATAAACTCAGCAAAGCAGATAGTGTTGGCCTTGGGTGCCACATCCAATGAGTCAGATAGTGCTTCAGTTAAG GATGACAACAACACTAAAGCAATTGCTTCGAAGAGAGAGATGGAACTTGAAGCCTTATGTGAAGAACAGGCAGCAAAGATCAAGGAGCTGAGCAATTTG ATTGATCAATATAGGAAGGGGTCAGAAGATGTTCCAGATTCAAATGGTGTGAAACCTGCAGAAGAACTAACAAGCAAGATTGATGAACAGTGTGGTGATAGTAAGGTGTCATCACTCAATCCAAATGAGAAGGAGGCACTTCTTGCTGAAATTGAAAGTCTGAGGGAGCAACTAAAGCACCAGACTAATGTGTCAACAAATGGTAGCCTTCTAGATCAGATAAGGAATGGCAGCACAGACCAGGAGTATGAACTGGACAAAGAAAGACAGAAATGGATGGAGTCTGAGAGCAAATGGATCTCCCTCACTGAAGAGCTGAGGGTTGATCTAGAGTCGAACCGGATGCATGCAGAGAAGACCGAGATGGAGCTCTGCAATGAGAAGAAGTGCACAGCTGAGCTGGATGATGCTCTCCAACGAGCGATGTACGGCCATGCCAGGATGGTCGAACATTATGTTGAGCTCCAGGAGCTGTACAATGATCTTCTTGAGAAGCACCGCCGAGTGATGGAGGCGATCTCTGAGGTGAAAAGGGCTGCAGCCAAAGCAGGCAGGAAGGGTTGCGGGACGGCCTTTGCTGCTGCCCTTGCTGCAGAGCTTTCCACCGTGAGGATTGACCGAGAGAAGGAGAGGGCACAGCTGAAAGAACAGAACAGAAGGCTCCGCATTCAGCTCCGCGATACTGCTGAAGCCGTTCATGCTGCTGGCGAACTGCTCGTCAGATTGAGAGAAGCAGAGGAAGCATCTACACAAGAAAAG GAGAGAAGTGCCGCTTTGCTGCAAGAGAACGAGAAGCTCAAGAAGCAGCTGGAGAAGCTGAGGAAGAAGCACGAGATGGAGCTGGAGACGATGAAGGTGCATCTTGCGGAGAGCCGGCTGCCGGAATCAGCGCTGGGTGGCTTCTACCACCACGATAACAAGGAGACTCCGGAGTACTCGTGCGATGCTGCGTCGACGCAAGACGACGACCAGTCCTGGCGGGCGGCTTTTGCATCTGCCTACGAGTGA
- the LOC101784702 gene encoding probable cytokinin riboside 5'-monophosphate phosphoribohydrolase LOGL10, with translation MEAAAASSVGAGFGPQLRPALGFRHSQRRAPSCPCLRPLRPAARLLCGGGGARPRGTIAAASAGQRRQLGQLEAEAEAGSALSPPRSSTHEVREEMTRCFDLVRRLGRGAVYLGSSRVPPTHPHFLQTTELAREIARLLDCTTWTGAGPGLMDAAIQGAIEADKPIGGLKIAKEAGEWTSSGFHPYLPSETYLTCRFFSARKHGLVDAAVRSSPSDRTAVIALPGGIGTLDELFEIMALIQLERIGSELPVPFLLLNYDSYYSKLLDFLNDCQDWGTVAPGEVAALWKVCDGNYEALEYLAEFYNVPAAERNYQISPQLKQHRTSYAMS, from the exons atggaagcggcggcggcgagctcggttGGGGCCGGATTCGGACCCCAGCTGCGTCCCGCCCTCGGATTCAGGCACAGCCAGCGCCGCGCCCCTTCTTGTCCGTGCCTGCGCCCgctccggccggccgcgcgcctcctctgcggcggcgggggagcccGTCCCCGCGGTACCATCGCCGCCGCGTCTGCCGGCCAGCGGCGGCAACTGGGACAActcgaggcggaggcggaagcCGGCTCGGCCCTGAGTCCTCCGAGGAGCAGCACCCACGAG GTGAGGGAGGAGATGACGCGGTGCTTCGACCTCGTCCGCCGCCTCGGCAGGGGCGCCGTCTACCTCGGCTCCTCCAGGGTCCCGCCCACGCACCCGCACTTCCTCCAGACCACCGAGCTCGCCAGAGAG ATAGCTCGGCTGCTTGACTGCACCACATGGACCGGAGCCGGACCTGGCCTCATGGATGCCGCCATCCAAGGTGCCATTGAGGCAGACAAGCCGATTGGTGGCCTCAAGATCGCCAAGGAGGCTGGTGAATGGACAAGCTCAGGCTTCCATCCTTACCTGCCTTCAGAGACCTACCTCACCTGCAG GTTCTTCTCGGCAAGGAAGCACGGACTGGTGGATGCTGCTGTGCGGAGCAGCCCTTCTGACAGAACTGCTGTTATCGCATTACCGGGTGGGATTGGGACACTAGACGAGCTGTTTGAGATCATGGCTCTGATCCAACTGGAGCGGATTGGATCGGAACTCCCAGTCCCATTCTTGCTCCTCAACTATGACTCTTATTACTCCAAGCTGCTGGACTTCCTGAATGACTGCCAGGACTGGGGCACTGTGGCTCCAGGGGAAGTGGCAGCGCTTTggaaggtttgtgatgggaattaTGAAGCTCTGGAGTACCTAGCAGAGTTCTACAATGTTCCTGCTGCCGAGAGAAATTACCAAATATCACCACAGTTGAAGCAGCACAGAACTTCATATGCCATGAGTTGA
- the LOC101785092 gene encoding inositol monophosphatase 3 gives MSEEQFLAVAEEAAKNAGEIIRKGFYQTKNVEHKGQVDLVTETDKACEDLIFNHLRKHFPDHKFIGEETSAALGATADLTDDPTWIVDPLDGTTNFVHGFPFVCVSIGLTIRKIPTLGVVYNPIMNELFTAVRGKGAFLNGSPIKASSQDELVKALLVTEAGTKRDKTTVDDTTNRINKLLYKIRSIRMCGSLALNMCGVACGRLDLCYEMGFGGPWDVAAGAVILQEAGGHVFDPSGGEFDLMSRRMAGSNGLLKDKFVKELGDTN, from the exons ATGTCGGAGGAGCAGTTCCTCGCCGTGGCGGAGGAAGCCGCCAAGAACGCCGGCGAG ATCATCCGCAAGGGATTTTACCAGACCAAGAATGTGGAGCACAAGGGCCAG GTGGATTTGGTGACGGAGACGGACAAGGCCTGcgaggacctcatcttcaaccACCTCCGCAAGCACTTCCCGGACCACAAGTTCATCGGAGAGGAGACgtcggcggcgctcggcgccaCCGCCGACCTCACCGACGATCCCACATGGATCGTCGACCCACTCGACGGCACCACCAATTTCGTCCATGG CTTCCCCTTTGTGTGTGTCTCGATTGGTCTCACCATTAGGAAAATTCCCACACTTGGAGTTGTCTACAACCCCATCATGAATGAG CTTTTCACAGCAGTTCGTGGAAAAGGTGCTTTTCTGAATGGCTCTCCAATCAAAG CATCATCTCAAGATGAGTTAGTGAAGGCTCTTCTGGTAACAGAG GCTGGAACCAAAAGGGACAAGACCACTGTGGATGATACAACCAATAGAATCAACAAGCTACTATACAAG attcgGTCCATAAGGATGTGTGGCTCCCTGGCGTTAAACATGTGTGGTGTTGCTTGTGGTAGGCTTGATCTGTGTTACGAGATGGGATTTGGTGGCCCCTG GGATGTTGCTGCTGGAGCTGTGATCCTTCAGGAAGCTGGGGGCCATGTGTTTGATCC AAGTGGCGGAGAATTCGACCTGATGTCGCGAAGAATGGCGGGCTCTAACGGCTTGCTGAAGGATAAGTTCGTCAAGGAACTGGGGGATACCAATTGA